The Accipiter gentilis chromosome Z, bAccGen1.1, whole genome shotgun sequence DNA window GGACAGAAGTGCCCGTTTTAGATGCACACGGAATGTGACCTTTAATTCCTTCCTTACTTTGAGGGGATTTGGTATGGGGGATTCACCAGGCTCATCCTGGAAAGGAAGCTGGTATTGCTTCTGAGGAATTAGTAAGCTTGTTTGTCTCTGCTTCACAGCTATCgattttctggagaaaatactGACATTTAACCCTATGGATCGATTAACGGCTGAGATGGGTCTGCAGCATCCTTACATGAGTCCGTATTCCTGCCCTGAGGATGAACCGGTGTCTCAGCATCCATTCCGGATTGAGGATGAGATTGATGATATTTTACTGATGGAAGCCAACCAGAGCCAGATGTCTAACTGGGACAGGTATGGTACCCAAGGCTGGGCCAGAGACTAGATACTGGCCTAAATCATTTAGGCAGAACTTGACTGGTGAGTCTCTGACCTGCTTTTGCTGGGGTTCAGCCACACGTGTTCCAGACCCATGAAAGACACCggcttttccttctttatgcCATATTGTAATTCTAGCCCGAGCTGGCACCTTGCTGAAGCCAACAAGAGGTTTGTCATTGATTTCCACAGGGACCAGATGTTGAGTCTGCACGTTGCAGTTACTGAGTGTCTTTCTGCTCTTGGTTTTATTCACAGCCTATATTGTCTTCCATCTGAGTTACATCTGTTTAAGTGATGCTACAGTTCTTCCTTCTGTCCTCTGTCTCTATAATACAAGTTCTAAAATAATGTAATTCTTGTACCTTTTGGGGACCAGGCCTGATTTGGAGCTCTGTATTTATCACTTTTCAAGGTGCGTAAGCCCCAGAGGCCACGGATCTggtgtcttttaaaaaatccttaattGTGTTGACTTCTAAACGGTTTGCTGAAAGTCATACAGGAAGTTTAGAGTGGGTCAAAGCCTTAAGCTGAGGTCTCCCATGTCCTAGGTGATTACCCCAATTACTAGGCCAGTCCCAGGAGTGGAGCAGACAGAACAAAATAAGCAGCTAAGAATTAACTAGGTTCACTTTCCTATAGAGCTCCTTCCAGCTGAGCAGGGTGAGCTGGCTGAGGATGTCTGCAGCATTGTTCCTCTCTGCCTAGCAATTAAATCCCTTCGCCTTCTTAATCCACTATATTTCACCAGCATTGAAAAAAATAAGCTAAAGAAATCCCTTGCCTTCACTATTATTAATCTCTTGCCTGGGTGAACAAATACCAGAGTGGAGGCTGCGGGGGACAACCAGATAAATTAGGTAAAGAGAAAAGCTGGAAGCTTTTCTTAGGTTATCTATCTTCAGTGTTTCCCCACAGCTCCAGCATGCCTGCCAGTTACAGTCACCAAAGCAGCAGAGCAGTTGCTGGAGGTCACCTTGTCACCCTTTTATCTCTTGGCTTTTATATTTCATGGTGTGGTGCAAGAAGCTAGGACCTAGACTGTTGGTCCTGCCACCCAGCTAGGGACAGCTGCTATAGGGCTGAAAATTTTGCCACACAGGCCAAGGGTTTTAGAGGCAGGAAAAGATTTTGCCTGTGTGTTGTGGGACACCTGAAGAGCGTTTCATTGCTGGGACATAGAGCCCCCATACCTGGGGTAACGTGTATTTTAAAGGCAGCTCAGTTAGGAACCAGTAAATTAAGATGTCACTTTGAAAACCATGTCTAAGAATGGGTGTTGTCAGGTAATTGCAATCAAGGGAGTTGGACTGGCTTGAGAAGTTATCACTTAGCAATGTGACCCTTCAGGGATGCTCCTGGTCCACAACACCAGAGTAAACTGGTGTTGTCCAGTCTCAATGGGGATTAAGCTCATCTTTTTTACTTTTATGGCAACAAACAAGGAGCACTCATGCTGCAGGTACTTGTCTGTGGGCTGAGAGACAGTTTGATTATTAATATTGTTAATCATGTTTTAATCCCAAGTGGAGGGAAGGGTATGAAGGGCTAAATGAAGGGGCCAGTTGGTTTGGTTGTTGGACTTTTATTACCACTACTGGTCATGTCCATGCAGCCTGGGCAAGCCTCACACTCCTCATAAATTACTCAGCTCCCCTGCCTTTTTTAATGCACAAGAAAAAGGTCTCTAATGTTAATAAGAACTTAGAGATCTGTAGGTAAGCAGTATATTAGCAAGAAAAGGgcaaaaatagcagcagcagcgtgCATATCTGTTTGAGCACTGCTGTTTCTAATGAAGCCATCATCTGCATGTCTAATAGCAGCGTGCCTTTCGCAGGTATCACGTCAGCCTCTCCTCTGATTTGGAATGGAGACACGATAAATACCACGACATGGATGAGGTTCAGCGGGACCCCCGGGCAGGGTCTGAATCCATCGCTGAAGAAGCACAAGTTGATCCACGGAAATACTCACAAAGCAGCTCAGAGAGGTTCTTAGAGCTATCCCACTCATCCATGGACCGAGTATTTGATGCCGATTGTGGGAAATCCTGTGATTATAAAGTAGGGTCACCTTCCTACTTGGACAAATTGCTGTGGAGAGACAATAAGCCCCATCATTACTCAGAGCCCAAGCTGATTTTAGATTTATCCCACTGGAAAAGAACAACCATAGCACCTGCAGCTGAGCTATCGCTGGAAGAAGAACCATCCAACCTTTTTCTGGAGATTGCTCAGTGGGTGAAGAGCACGCAGGTGGGTCTGGAGTGTCCCAGTCCTCTTCCGGAGATTCAGGAACGGAGCCTGCCATCTTCTCCTCACCACCTCCACAAAGAACCCACGGAGGTGAACAGTGAAACAGACCCTGAGTTTGACTTGGACGTCTTCATCTCCAGGGCACTGAAACTTTGCACAAAACCCGAGGATCTTCCAGACAACAAACTCAATGACATCAACGGGGCCTGCATATCTGAGCACCCCGGTGAGATTGTACAAACAGAGGTGTATCAGAAAGAGCGATGGTGAGGATCCCACACCCGGGAACCCCCACTGTATCTCCCTGTTCCTCTCTGATGGTGTGGC harbors:
- the MAPK4 gene encoding mitogen-activated protein kinase 4, whose amino-acid sequence is MAEKCDCIASMYGYDLGCRFINFRPLGFGANGLVLSALDSKSCRKVAVKKITIGDARSMKHAFREIKIIRRLDHDNIVKVYEVLGPKGTNLRGDFFKFNMVYIVQEYMETDLARLLEQGKLAEEHAKLFMYQLLRGLKYIHSANVLHRDLKPANIFISTEDLVLKIGDFGLARIVDQHYSHKGYLSEGLVTKWYRSPRLLLSPNNYTKAIDMWAAGCILAEMLTGRMLFAGGHELEQMQLILETIPVIHEEDKEELLKVMPTFINSTWEVRKPLRKLLPEVDSEAIDFLEKILTFNPMDRLTAEMGLQHPYMSPYSCPEDEPVSQHPFRIEDEIDDILLMEANQSQMSNWDRYHVSLSSDLEWRHDKYHDMDEVQRDPRAGSESIAEEAQVDPRKYSQSSSERFLELSHSSMDRVFDADCGKSCDYKVGSPSYLDKLLWRDNKPHHYSEPKLILDLSHWKRTTIAPAAELSLEEEPSNLFLEIAQWVKSTQVGLECPSPLPEIQERSLPSSPHHLHKEPTEVNSETDPEFDLDVFISRALKLCTKPEDLPDNKLNDINGACISEHPGEIVQTEVYQKERW